The following proteins come from a genomic window of Nitrosopumilaceae archaeon AB1(1):
- a CDS encoding serine hydroxymethyltransferase yields the protein MPSNKQEYNGIFANLQTHHKWFANSIPLIASENIPSPAVREAIISDFGNRYAEGWPGERVYAGCTYIDKVEVKCMQLAKKLFRAKFADVRPVSGVAANLAIYSAFSDPNDIMLAPSIPAGGHISHGKKEHSGTAGLVHGLNIEFYPFDAQEMTIDVDKTMKKVKSLKKKPKIAMFGGSLFLFPHPVKESGDFLKSYDIHINYDAAHVAGLIAGKQFQDPLREGADTMTMSTHKTLFGPQGGLVLGSEKHAEVIKKAMFPGLTSSHHIHHMAAKAVTFAEALEFGKDYAKIVVKNAKALAVALNDKGFKVLGENRGFTKSHQIAVDVLQYSDGGVVEAKLEKANIIVNRQLIPGDIKAGRNYFHPSGIRLGVSEITRLGMKEPQMEIIADFISQVIIEKKSTSVIKAKISKLRQKYQKVGFCFDKKLGGYDYVKLR from the coding sequence GTGCCTTCTAATAAACAAGAGTATAACGGTATATTTGCAAATCTTCAGACTCATCATAAATGGTTTGCAAATTCCATCCCACTAATAGCAAGTGAGAATATACCAAGTCCGGCTGTACGAGAGGCTATAATATCTGATTTTGGAAATCGTTATGCAGAAGGTTGGCCCGGCGAGAGAGTGTATGCAGGTTGTACATACATTGATAAAGTTGAAGTAAAGTGTATGCAACTTGCAAAGAAATTATTCAGAGCAAAATTTGCAGATGTAAGACCAGTATCTGGTGTAGCAGCTAATCTTGCAATATACTCTGCATTCTCTGACCCTAATGATATAATGTTAGCTCCATCCATACCTGCAGGAGGACACATATCACATGGTAAGAAAGAACATTCTGGAACTGCAGGACTTGTACATGGTTTGAATATAGAATTTTATCCTTTTGATGCACAAGAGATGACGATTGATGTAGACAAGACAATGAAGAAAGTAAAAAGTTTAAAGAAAAAACCAAAAATTGCAATGTTTGGTGGCTCGCTGTTTTTGTTTCCTCATCCAGTAAAGGAGTCTGGTGATTTTCTAAAGAGTTATGATATACACATAAACTATGATGCTGCTCACGTTGCAGGTCTTATCGCCGGAAAACAATTTCAAGATCCTCTGCGTGAAGGTGCAGATACTATGACTATGAGTACACACAAAACATTATTTGGTCCTCAGGGTGGTTTGGTGCTTGGTTCTGAAAAACATGCAGAAGTAATCAAAAAAGCAATGTTTCCTGGTCTTACTAGTAGTCATCACATACATCACATGGCTGCAAAAGCAGTAACATTTGCTGAGGCACTAGAGTTTGGCAAGGATTATGCAAAGATTGTAGTAAAAAATGCAAAGGCTTTGGCCGTTGCGTTAAATGATAAAGGATTCAAGGTATTGGGAGAGAATAGAGGTTTTACAAAGTCCCACCAGATTGCTGTAGACGTACTACAGTATAGTGATGGTGGAGTTGTAGAGGCTAAATTAGAAAAGGCCAACATTATTGTGAATAGACAATTAATACCAGGGGATATCAAGGCTGGTAGAAATTACTTTCATCCAAGTGGCATTAGACTTGGGGTTTCTGAAATTACTAGATTGGGTATGAAAGAACCACAGATGGAAATTATCGCAGATTTCATAAGTCAGGTCATTATTGAGAAAAAGAGTACATCTGTAATTAAAGCTAAAATAAGTAAATTAAGACAAAAATATCAAAAGGTGGGTTTTTGTTTTGATAAAAAACTTGGTGGTTATGATTATGTCAAGTTGCGCTAA
- the pcn gene encoding proliferating cell nuclear antigen (pcna) produces MTNGSDDLKAIISAISTLMEEATFVATEEGITFRGMDPSHVALIDILWPNSAFENYECDDKIEFGVNIVDFSKLIRRADKKDAIKINVTDDNNLQVVIGKNKNYKIRLLESSSTDTPLPKVPYNSKFTIESASFNRVLGDIQVVSDYLTITTKTNGVIFSGSGDSGDAHVDFKKNNDELIELQVDEEGTGTYSLDYLNPVVKAVGNTTGSIMCEFSSSKPLRLEFKVANVGRIHFYLAPRVEN; encoded by the coding sequence ATGACAAATGGATCAGATGATCTCAAAGCTATAATTTCTGCAATATCTACATTAATGGAAGAGGCGACTTTTGTTGCAACTGAGGAAGGAATAACATTTCGAGGAATGGATCCCTCTCATGTTGCATTGATAGATATTCTTTGGCCAAATTCTGCATTTGAAAATTATGAATGTGATGACAAGATTGAATTTGGTGTAAATATTGTAGATTTTTCCAAACTAATTAGACGAGCTGATAAAAAAGATGCAATAAAGATTAATGTAACTGATGATAATAACCTTCAAGTTGTAATAGGTAAAAATAAGAATTATAAAATTAGATTATTAGAGTCCTCTAGTACAGATACACCATTACCCAAAGTTCCATATAATTCAAAATTTACAATTGAATCTGCATCATTTAATCGAGTTCTTGGTGATATTCAAGTTGTATCTGATTATTTAACGATAACAACAAAGACTAATGGTGTTATCTTTTCTGGTTCAGGGGATAGTGGTGATGCACATGTTGATTTTAAGAAAAACAATGATGAATTAATAGAGTTACAAGTGGATGAGGAGGGAACCGGCACATACAGTCTTGATTATCTAAATCCGGTTGTAAAAGCAGTTGGGAATACAACTGGTTCAATAATGTGTGAATTTTCCTCTTCTAAACCATTACGTCTAGAATTCAAGGTGGCCAATGTAGGTAGAATTCACTTTTATCTTGCACCTAGAGTAGAAAACTAA
- a CDS encoding aspartate kinase produces MKLVLKYGGETLDDSKSISQIVENIVELNKNADIVVVCSALSGVTDNLVKISEHITNKDQVFIDDILSNIMSKHENIIHELIHTDSNKKLALNLLKVTLNELRDLTNGLLLLGESTPRSLDYLLSFGEKFSAYLFSTILLDHGIQAIGHTGKEIGIITDSNFSQARILKDTTKLHVTKAINKLFSNGTIPVVGGFSGADQYGHITTIGRGGSDYTATIIAHCIQADEVWLLTNVDGMMSADPEIVNNTTIIKNVSFVEAIEMALFGAKQIHPLAFEPILEQNISIRVRNAFKMNNEGTLISKSIHETENPAKCVYAIRHCCLIDIVGWGMTSEPGTAAKIFANLAQAGVNIMMISQNPSESSISIMIKEEDVSKATHSLETNLLGKMFKNLELTPDVAVVTLIGSGMRGTTGIASRVFTSVAKNHINIIMITQGSSELNIAFAIKDKDHKIVLNALHEEFSLSKS; encoded by the coding sequence TTGAAACTAGTCTTAAAATATGGTGGGGAAACGTTAGATGATTCTAAGAGTATAAGCCAGATTGTGGAAAATATCGTAGAGTTGAACAAGAATGCTGATATTGTAGTTGTGTGTTCGGCACTTTCTGGAGTGACTGATAATCTAGTAAAAATCTCTGAACACATTACAAACAAAGATCAAGTATTCATTGATGATATTCTCTCAAATATCATGTCTAAACATGAAAATATTATTCATGAATTAATTCATACTGATTCTAACAAAAAATTAGCACTCAATTTACTCAAGGTTACACTTAACGAATTGAGAGATTTAACAAATGGATTATTACTACTAGGCGAATCTACACCGCGCTCACTAGATTATTTACTCTCATTTGGTGAAAAATTCTCTGCATATCTCTTTTCAACTATTCTACTTGATCATGGCATACAAGCTATTGGACATACTGGTAAAGAAATTGGAATAATTACAGATTCAAACTTTAGTCAAGCACGTATTTTGAAAGACACTACAAAATTACATGTAACTAAAGCTATAAATAAATTATTTTCAAACGGTACCATTCCTGTAGTAGGTGGATTTTCTGGAGCCGATCAATACGGTCACATAACAACTATTGGTAGAGGCGGTTCTGATTACACCGCTACTATAATTGCTCACTGTATACAGGCAGACGAGGTCTGGTTACTTACCAATGTTGATGGAATGATGAGTGCTGATCCTGAAATAGTGAATAACACAACTATAATCAAAAATGTATCCTTTGTGGAAGCAATAGAGATGGCATTGTTTGGAGCAAAGCAAATTCATCCCTTAGCATTTGAACCCATATTAGAACAAAATATATCGATTCGTGTACGTAATGCTTTCAAAATGAATAATGAGGGAACTCTGATCTCAAAGTCAATACATGAAACTGAAAATCCAGCTAAATGTGTATACGCAATACGTCATTGTTGTCTAATTGATATTGTAGGATGGGGTATGACCTCAGAGCCTGGCACGGCAGCTAAAATATTTGCAAATCTTGCGCAAGCTGGAGTGAATATAATGATGATATCTCAAAACCCATCAGAGTCTAGTATATCAATAATGATAAAGGAAGAAGATGTTTCAAAAGCAACTCATTCATTAGAAACAAATCTCTTAGGTAAGATGTTTAAAAATTTGGAATTGACACCAGATGTAGCTGTGGTAACTTTGATTGGTTCTGGAATGCGTGGAACTACTGGAATTGCATCAAGAGTGTTTACATCTGTTGCAAAAAATCATATCAATATTATAATGATAACCCAAGGGTCATCAGAGTTGAATATTGCATTTGCTATAAAAGATAAAGATCATAAAATAGTATTAAATGCACTTCATGAAGAATTTAGTTTATCAAAGTCATGA
- a CDS encoding 4Fe-4S binding protein — translation MPVGIIPDIGEQMCIGCALCVEICTTLGPDVLRVKPVEGWKRGKAFVFYPERCISDGACIGVCPTKAIFWMRPMDFTVGQPVPLYKNSVFVKGWTELVD, via the coding sequence ATGCCAGTTGGTATAATACCTGATATAGGTGAACAAATGTGTATAGGATGCGCTCTTTGCGTTGAAATATGCACTACATTAGGACCAGACGTCTTAAGAGTAAAGCCAGTCGAGGGTTGGAAAAGAGGTAAAGCATTCGTGTTTTATCCAGAACGTTGCATCTCTGATGGAGCATGCATAGGCGTTTGCCCAACCAAGGCCATCTTTTGGATGCGCCCTATGGACTTTACTGTTGGTCAGCCAGTTCCTCTTTACAAAAACTCTGTCTTTGTTAAGGGTTGGACTGAACTAGTCGACTAG
- a CDS encoding aminotransferase class V-fold PLP-dependent enzyme gives MTQINDVKEDFNFGDKIYLNNASVSLVPKPAIKAMNNFLIQYNALGADSKTCDSYVNDKLINTRKIISKLINCKPEELVLVNSTTDGINIVANGLNLTSSSNIITRGGAHEHHANYYPWLNLGKIGAQVKNLKIDENGVFNLVQLENFIDKETKLVSLSHALYNTGAILPVEEAGIILSEQLIPFLVDAAQTVGCLNSIDVKSIKCDFAAFTGAKWLCGPMGTGILYCKKESAHLLTPDRIGGESAMIYDDDKLIYKDIPSKFQTGFRNYVGMVGLAASAEYLSNVGFSNIRNHIMNLAQIMREELTNMSNVTIHGPEDPKLRTSIVSFTTSKSADDLVKQLESQGIVLATREIYDKKIVRASPHFFNTEEEILHVTSVIKTIIK, from the coding sequence ATGACTCAAATAAATGACGTGAAAGAAGATTTCAATTTTGGCGATAAAATATATCTGAATAATGCATCTGTGTCACTTGTACCCAAGCCTGCGATTAAAGCAATGAATAATTTTCTAATACAATATAATGCACTAGGGGCAGACTCTAAAACCTGTGATTCGTATGTGAATGACAAATTAATCAATACTAGAAAGATTATATCTAAATTAATTAATTGTAAACCTGAAGAACTTGTTCTTGTAAATAGTACTACTGACGGAATTAACATTGTAGCAAACGGTCTGAATCTAACGTCATCATCAAATATTATTACTAGAGGGGGAGCACATGAACATCATGCAAATTATTATCCTTGGCTAAATCTAGGTAAAATAGGAGCACAAGTTAAAAATTTAAAAATAGATGAAAATGGAGTTTTTAATCTTGTACAACTAGAGAATTTTATAGACAAGGAAACTAAACTTGTATCTCTCAGTCATGCTCTATACAATACTGGAGCAATACTTCCTGTTGAGGAGGCAGGGATCATACTATCAGAACAACTCATACCATTTTTGGTTGATGCTGCACAAACTGTAGGATGTCTAAATTCCATTGATGTTAAATCCATCAAATGTGATTTTGCTGCATTTACAGGGGCCAAATGGCTTTGTGGTCCCATGGGAACCGGAATATTATATTGTAAAAAAGAATCTGCTCATCTATTAACTCCTGATAGAATTGGAGGCGAGTCTGCTATGATTTATGATGATGATAAATTAATCTACAAAGACATACCGTCTAAATTTCAAACTGGTTTTAGAAATTATGTGGGAATGGTTGGCCTTGCAGCGTCTGCTGAATATCTATCTAATGTTGGATTTAGTAATATCAGAAATCATATAATGAATCTTGCACAGATTATGCGTGAAGAATTGACAAACATGAGTAATGTTACCATTCATGGACCAGAAGATCCTAAATTACGAACTAGTATTGTATCATTCACAACTAGCAAGTCTGCAGATGATTTAGTCAAACAGCTAGAATCACAGGGTATAGTACTTGCAACTCGTGAAATATACGATAAAAAGATTGTACGTGCATCACCGCATTTTTTCAATACTGAGGAAGAAATTTTACATGTTACAAGTGTCATTAAAACAATTATCAAGTAG
- a CDS encoding Lrp/AsnC ligand binding domain-containing protein yields MSISFVLLNSQLGSEKTIADEIDNILKSIDGITYEVQEVYGVYDLILKISSDNSELLESVITTKIRRIDNIQATLTMVVIDEQST; encoded by the coding sequence GTGTCAATTTCGTTTGTTTTGTTAAACTCTCAATTAGGTTCAGAGAAAACGATCGCCGATGAAATTGATAATATACTAAAGAGTATAGATGGTATAACATACGAAGTTCAAGAGGTATATGGAGTATATGATCTAATACTAAAGATTAGTTCTGATAATTCAGAGTTGTTAGAGTCAGTAATCACTACAAAGATTAGACGAATTGATAATATTCAGGCAACACTAACAATGGTTGTAATTGATGAACAGTCTACTTGA
- a CDS encoding cyclase family protein: MEISKILPNHPDSPKQELILWSDLNEDGYNLEMLFLSTHTGTHMDAPYHFRHNGLKIHQISPKRLVRSAVVIKIKKSANQNITTHDIKKFEKIHGILPKHASIVFATGWSAHLKNKFYFTKCPGLSISAVRYIATKKPNLIGIDTPSIDPGNSKKYPAHHILAKSNTLVVENLVNLDKIPQELFKLVVLPLKIRNASGSPVRAIAI, encoded by the coding sequence TTGGAGATTTCTAAAATCTTACCTAATCATCCTGATTCTCCAAAACAAGAATTAATTCTCTGGAGTGATTTGAATGAGGACGGATATAATCTAGAGATGTTATTTCTTAGCACTCACACAGGTACTCACATGGATGCCCCATATCACTTTAGACACAATGGTTTGAAAATTCATCAAATATCACCAAAACGACTTGTACGAAGTGCAGTTGTAATCAAGATAAAAAAATCAGCCAATCAAAATATTACTACACATGATATAAAGAAATTTGAAAAAATTCATGGCATACTGCCCAAACATGCCTCAATAGTATTTGCAACAGGGTGGTCTGCCCACTTGAAGAATAAATTCTACTTTACAAAATGTCCGGGATTATCTATTTCTGCTGTAAGATATATCGCAACAAAGAAACCGAATCTGATTGGTATAGATACACCAAGTATTGATCCGGGAAATTCTAAGAAATATCCAGCACATCATATTCTTGCAAAATCTAACACACTTGTGGTAGAGAATCTAGTCAATCTTGATAAGATACCTCAGGAATTATTCAAACTAGTAGTTTTACCATTAAAGATACGAAACGCATCCGGTTCACCAGTAAGAGCAATTGCTATTTAA
- a CDS encoding dual specificity protein phosphatase 23, translating into MSKPGNVWRRIHGKITKKPTNFSWVIDNNLAGSGIPTSQDEFNWILSNNIKCVITMTEQALPGSWTKDIKYLHLPTPDFSPPTLDDINQAVQFIDENIRVKRPVMVHCAAGLGRAGTILTCYLIAHKGYSAKDAIEKIRNERPGSIQSESQEEAIYHYEKAV; encoded by the coding sequence ATGAGCAAACCTGGTAATGTATGGCGACGCATACATGGAAAGATTACAAAAAAACCCACAAATTTTTCATGGGTAATTGATAATAATCTTGCCGGTTCTGGAATACCAACATCACAAGATGAATTTAATTGGATTTTATCAAATAATATTAAATGTGTCATAACCATGACTGAGCAAGCTCTGCCTGGTTCTTGGACAAAAGATATCAAATATTTACATCTACCAACACCAGATTTTTCACCACCCACACTAGATGACATTAATCAAGCTGTTCAATTCATTGATGAGAATATACGAGTGAAACGACCTGTGATGGTTCATTGCGCTGCAGGTCTTGGTAGGGCCGGTACAATTCTCACGTGCTATCTTATCGCACATAAGGGATATTCTGCCAAAGATGCAATTGAAAAGATACGAAATGAACGCCCCGGCTCCATACAATCTGAATCACAGGAAGAAGCAATTTATCATTACGAGAAAGCAGTCTGA
- a CDS encoding RpoL/Rpb11 RNA polymerase subunit family protein: MEIQVLESSPKQVQLSVIESDIGLLYIIQHELLSRKDIDFAGVIVKHPLTNECWVKVDSTKDPLPKLMSSVDDSLKVIDNLISVFQSSIKKE, encoded by the coding sequence ATGGAAATTCAAGTCTTGGAATCTTCACCTAAACAAGTCCAATTATCGGTCATAGAATCTGATATAGGTCTATTATACATCATACAGCACGAATTATTATCTAGAAAGGATATTGATTTTGCAGGAGTTATCGTAAAACATCCACTTACCAACGAGTGTTGGGTAAAGGTTGATTCTACCAAAGATCCCCTGCCAAAACTAATGTCATCAGTTGATGATTCTCTCAAAGTAATTGATAACTTAATCTCAGTGTTTCAATCTTCAATAAAGAAAGAATAA
- a CDS encoding transcription factor S, with protein sequence MKFCPICSSRLKNNGTALACIKCDFTEGIVSKDKSEIKTKNTTSEFNVFDEKDKDESLPTISIECEKCGNDQAVWWMLQTRSADEPTTQFYRCVKCKHTWRDYS encoded by the coding sequence ATGAAATTCTGTCCTATATGCTCTTCACGCCTGAAAAATAACGGTACTGCTTTGGCATGTATAAAATGTGATTTTACTGAAGGAATAGTATCAAAAGATAAATCTGAAATAAAAACTAAAAACACCACATCTGAATTTAATGTGTTTGATGAAAAAGATAAAGATGAATCACTACCAACAATAAGTATTGAATGTGAAAAATGTGGTAATGATCAAGCTGTATGGTGGATGCTACAAACTAGAAGTGCAGATGAACCGACAACTCAATTTTATCGATGTGTAAAGTGCAAACATACGTGGCGTGATTATTCCTAA
- a CDS encoding DegT/DnrJ/EryC1/StrS family aminotransferase, which translates to MIPINIPSLDKREKNAVLKILNTGVLTSAARTGGPSVRMFEKAVSSFVNSRYVLAVNSGTAALQAVLYGLGVKSGDEVLLPSFTFLATANAVLSVGAKPVFVDISNNNYTMDPINLQKKITKKSKVVIPVHMFGNVAYLEPLLDIAKSHNLKVLEDAAQSMGSTLNNKHTATFGDAGIFSMYPGKVMTTGEGGIIISRSKKLHDKILMIRNHGMFNGYDSRILGLNFRMQEMSAAIGTIQVKKLSSFLKKRRKNAKILSELLSDIINVPVERSGERVNWLLYTVQVKNRNKILKYLLSKGVGAAAYYSTPIHKTPLYRSNVKLPITVRVSNRILSLPVHPKVTENNLHYIAKTLTSALRQ; encoded by the coding sequence ATGATTCCAATTAATATCCCAAGTTTAGATAAACGTGAAAAAAATGCTGTACTAAAAATATTGAATACTGGAGTATTAACATCTGCAGCAAGGACAGGGGGACCTAGTGTGAGAATGTTTGAAAAAGCAGTATCCTCATTTGTAAATTCACGATATGTTCTAGCTGTCAATTCAGGCACAGCTGCCCTTCAGGCAGTTCTCTATGGATTAGGGGTAAAATCTGGTGATGAGGTACTTTTACCCTCATTTACGTTCCTAGCAACTGCAAATGCTGTTTTATCTGTTGGTGCAAAACCCGTCTTTGTTGATATTAGTAATAATAATTATACCATGGATCCAATAAATCTACAAAAAAAGATCACGAAAAAATCCAAAGTAGTAATACCTGTTCATATGTTTGGAAATGTTGCATATCTAGAACCACTTTTAGATATAGCAAAATCTCATAATCTCAAAGTGTTAGAGGACGCAGCACAGTCTATGGGTTCTACTCTGAATAATAAACACACAGCAACATTTGGAGATGCAGGAATCTTTAGTATGTATCCAGGTAAGGTAATGACTACAGGAGAGGGAGGAATTATAATTAGTCGCAGCAAAAAGTTGCACGATAAAATTCTCATGATAAGAAATCATGGAATGTTTAACGGTTATGACAGCAGAATTTTAGGATTGAATTTTCGAATGCAAGAGATGAGTGCTGCTATTGGTACCATTCAAGTAAAGAAATTATCATCATTTCTAAAAAAACGGCGTAAAAATGCTAAAATCTTATCTGAATTATTATCTGATATCATTAATGTACCAGTAGAGAGAAGCGGTGAGAGAGTAAATTGGCTCTTGTATACTGTACAGGTTAAAAATCGTAATAAGATTCTAAAATATCTGTTATCTAAAGGGGTGGGAGCTGCGGCATACTATTCCACACCTATACACAAGACCCCATTGTATAGATCGAATGTGAAATTACCCATAACTGTTCGTGTATCGAATCGTATATTGTCACTACCAGTACACCCCAAAGTTACAGAGAACAATCTGCATTATATCGCAAAAACTCTTACTAGTGCATTACGTCAATAA
- a CDS encoding dUTPase, translating to MNNFEEPDTLELLFTMQRKLADAINSDRYPSGTEERISALCTAMIHETIELQRLTNWKWWKNPNEFDTKNAREELIDIWHFLIQASIELNLQPKDILEEYTKKNKINHQRQKDDY from the coding sequence TTGAATAATTTTGAAGAGCCAGATACACTAGAGTTACTATTTACGATGCAACGTAAATTGGCAGATGCTATAAATTCAGACAGGTATCCAAGTGGTACTGAAGAACGTATATCTGCATTATGTACTGCCATGATTCATGAAACAATTGAACTGCAACGACTTACTAATTGGAAGTGGTGGAAGAATCCAAACGAGTTTGATACAAAAAATGCAAGAGAGGAATTGATTGATATTTGGCATTTTCTAATTCAAGCATCTATTGAATTGAATCTACAACCTAAAGATATTCTAGAAGAGTATACGAAAAAGAATAAGATTAATCATCAGAGACAAAAAGATGATTATTGA